GCAGCCTATAAATTGTTTGCTCCCTATCCTGAAGTTTTAGAATTTGAAGGTATACCTAATTGGATTCGAGCCAAAACTATATATTCTCCTGGTTTTTCTCGATATTCACAGCGAACAATCACAAAATCTGCTGCTAGAGAATCACTAAATATATCTCCCCAACAGAAGGTGGCTTTGGTGCTAAATGGCAAAGGCGGTAGCAGACATTCTCTGGCTGATATTACTGCTGCTGCGCTAGCTACACCAGCATTGCTATGGTTAATAGTGGGCAAAGTTAAACATGATTCTGATGTTTTACCTGACAACGTTTCTGTTGTGGGGTGGTGCGAGGATACCTATATTTATCTTAAAGCTGCCGATGTAGCGATCGCTTCTGGGGGTCATAATACCGTCATGGAAATTGGGACAGCGAAAATACCTTTCTTGTGTATTCCTGAAGCTAGACCTTTTAACGAACAGGTAATTAAAGCTCAACTATTAGAAAAGCTAAGTTTATGTTCGATGACAGAAGCTTTTCCCTGTAGTGATTCGATAGCCTTTACTCTAGAGAATTTAAACACAATCGATATTGATAGATGGGATCGGATCATGGCTGTTGACGGTGCAGCACAAGCAGCTAAAGCAATTAAATCTGAAGTGAAATTGTTAGCTAATTATTTAAACGTTTGTAATTTTGAAAACCACCAAGTTAACACAACTACCTATCAACTTTAGTGATTTTTTAAACAAGTCTGTATTTCTGTTTCTGTAGGATATTTAATAATTTCTATTTGATTATCTTGTAGGCTAATATATCCCATCTCAGCAAACTGATTGAGCCATTTTTTCATTGGTAATATTTGCCATTTACGATAAAAAAACTGAGCATTACTGACTATTTCCTCTAGATGATTTAATGGAGGAGTATAGGATGGATGAAACTGATGATAGGCTAAAGCACTTATTTTATATAAGGGTATATGTTGCGATCGCATTCTGAAAGCAAAGTCAGTATCTTCACCTCCATAGCCACGATATCCTGTATCAAAACCACCAAGATCAAAAAAGGTTTTCTTTTTGATGCCAAAACATAAAGACCAAAACAATTCGTAAGGATGCAATGCTTTATTCTTCTTAGTAACTTCTTTTCTCTGTAGTTTGTGTGGTGCAGACTGTTTTTCTAAAGTATTATACGTCCATTGTTCTTGTTGCCAACCTGAAGCCAAATAACGAACCGAACCTTGGTATAGTGCATCTTCTTTTTCTAAATGATGATTAAAAACCTCAATTAAATTAGGATGGCTAATACAATCTATATCAAGAAAAACCAACTTGTCCCCTTTAGCAATTTCTGCGGATTTATTTCTAGCTGCTGCTAAAGGTAGAAAATTATTATTTGTATTAATAGCTGCTGTCTTGATCGGAAAAGTTGCTAGTAATTTGGGAAGTTCGTCGTTCATGGTAACTATTACTAGTTCATTGAATAAAGCTGTAGAATTAGTTAATCCTTTGATTAAATTTTTTAAGTGTAATTTTCTGTTGGCATAAATAGTACATACAGAAATATTATTCATTTTTATAAAAGCCGTCAGCAATTAATAATTAGCTGTTAACTGTTGTTTTTTACAATATATTTATATTAGATACAATTGATTGACAGCGCATACTCGACCCTAGCGCGAATAGCTGCTTCTGGTTCACTATCAATCAATTTCTGAAAGGCGATCGCAATTTCTGAGAGCAATTCTGGTTGACTTTGGGACAAGGTATTACTTAAAGCCTCTAAACCCACTACCGCAGCGTAGCGCACTACCCACTCGCCATCTTCTGTAGCTAGAAGTAGAGTTTTAAGCACCTTTTGTTGGGCGGGGATAGCCTGACTCTCAGGCAGCTTTGACCAGAGAATGCTGCCTAAGCCTTTGGCTGCTGCACGACGCACGCTTTGAGAAAAATCTGAAATTGCAGCCTCTAGTAATAAATCTAAAGCAGCAGGATCGCCAATACCTGCAAAGACTCTAGTTGCCCAAGCCCTTGCACCATAATTATATCCATCCAGGTTTTTGAGTAAATAAGGAACTACAGGTTCGCCAATTTGAATTAAACCATCTACCGCAGCCACTGCTGCACCAGGGTTATTGAACCCTAAAACTTCTACTAAAGTGGGTATAGCAGCGTGATCGCCTACTTCGGCTAAGTTTTCGACAGTTTCTAAGAGTAAATCGGCTGAGTCGGCTTTATTTACCGCATTAATTAGTTGATGAACATCGGACATTGGCAAATTAAGGCTGATTGAAATTTTAAAATCTGAGATCTAAGGAATAATTTTACTATTTTGAGTGTACTAAGTATATCAAGGCGATTTTAGTCACAACATTAAAAACTAAAACGCATAAATATAGAACATCCAATCTATAAATATATACTGACTTTCATAATAAATTTATAAATAGCGATGTGTCCTCGCGTTAAATCCCGCCCTAAAAAGTGATTACACTAAATGCCAAAATGGTTACAAATATCAGGCATTCTCGGCATTTTTTCAAAAAAGAACTCATAAGAAACTTTTCTTTGTTATTAATTAGTACATTTTTATATTTCCCTTAATTAATTGGAGAATTAACAACCTTTGGTATTAAAATAATCCTCAAAGAAATATCTATCGAGTCCGAATATTTTTTGCTCAGTTTATTAACATAACTTTTACTTCATTCCCTTTACCAATGAACCTTTGATCGATAGGCGCGATCGCCAGACCATTAGTCTGTGCCAAATTAATTAAGTTACCTGAACTATGGCTACCACCAGCTAAAGCAAATTCATATTTACCATTTACTAAATGTAATTGTCCCCAGAGATAGGTTTCTCGTTTGCCAGCAGCTTTTAAATCGTGCCGGGTAATAGCATCAACAAACTTAGGTTGATAGTTATTTTGTCCTGATAGTTTTTTTAGTGCAGGTTGGACAAAACGCCAGCAGCTAACTAAAGCCGAGACAGGATTACCTGGAATGCCAAAATAGAGACAGTTATTATCATCAAAGGTGGCTACAGTTAGAGGCTTACCTGGTTTAACCGCTACGCTGCGGATATGTAGTGTTCCGCCTAATTCTGCCAAAATACGGTCAACATAGTCATAATCGCCAACGGATACGCCTCCAGTGGATAAAACTATATCTGCTGATTCTATAGCTTGAGCGATCGCGCTTTTCAAAGCCTCTGGCTGATCTGGCACAATACCTAACTTGATAGGAATACCACCATTACTTGCCACAAAGCTTGCTAAGGCATACTGATTAGAATCTACAATTTGTCCTGGTTGCAGAGTTTGTTCGGGGGTGACTAACTCATCTCCAGTAGATAATATTGCTACGCGGGGACGACGATAAACCGATAACTTTGTACATTGTGCAGTAGCTAATACGGCAATTTCGGCTGCGCCAATTTTAATTCCCGCTTCTAATATTGGTGTCCCAGCTTGATAAAAAGCTCCCTTGTGTCGCACAAACTCTTGAGGTTCGGGTGCAGCTAAGATAGTAACTTTATCCGCTTCTCTTTGGGTATTTTCTTGAATTACAATAGTATCAGTTCCTTGAGGCAGCATTGCGCCAGTAAAGATACGAGCAGCCTGTCCTGGCTTGATATCTACTTCAGGGCGATCGCCCGCAGCAATTTCGGTAATAACATCTAAGTGTACAGGATTCTTTTCATCACAAGTTTTCACATCTTCATAACGCACTGCATAGCCGTCCATTGCCGAATTATCCCAGTGAGGAAAATCTAATTTCCCGACAATAGGTTTAGCTATAGTTCTTCCCTGAGCATTTTCCAAAGTAACCGTTTCACTATCATGTTCAGTTAGAACCTGAACTAAATTGAGAATAATATCTTCAGCTTCTTTAACAAGCAACATAAAACAATAAAGCTTAGAGTCCCAAAGGACTTGTGTGCATGGAGTCGGCAAAACAATACAATTGAAAGAGGAATACCGACTGGACATCTGTGCAGCTTCCTCTAGTTCAAACTTAAGCAAATTATAGCAATGAGCAACATACAGATAGAATCAGACCTTAAAGAAATCCTTAATAAAAACAAACTATCTTAAATCATGTACGACGATTATCGACTTGATAAACCTGATTATAAAAAATATCCTAAAGTTCCCATAGTTAGACGAGTATGGGCATTTGCGAGCGACTTTCTGAGCATTTGGTTTATAAGCTCCTTTTTTGCCTCTAATCTGTATGTTCAGTGGCTGGTATTTTTACCCCTTTGGTTGATTATGCGAGTGCTGATCGTGGAAAAAAATAAAGGTCAAAGCTTGGGCAAATGGGCATTTGATATCAAAGTCATCGATCCGCGCTTTAATCGAGTCCCCGATTTGATGAGCTTATTAAAACGAGAGATAATGGTAGGTGTGTTTGCAGCTTTGGCGATCGCAGGATTACAAAATTTTACGAATGGTTTGTCTGTATTGCTTCTGCTTAGTCCTTTGGCGATAGATTGCTCTATATCCTTACTAGATGAAGAGGCGAACTTAGCTGGGCATGACCGAGTGGCACAGACTTTTATGGTACAAACAGAAAGAGGTTTTTCCTTAGACTTAAGACTTAAAAAAATATTTGGTCAAATTCAGCGTAGTATGCGAAAATAGTAAGCTGCGTGTCAATACCGCGATTAGAGATGCTTTCTAACCGTTGGTCAGTATATAAGTAGACATAAAAATATATAGATAGATAATCCCTGAGCAAAAATCATGGCAAGCAAGAAAGGCGTTCGGATAGTTATTACTTTAGAATGCACGGAGTGTCGCACCAATACCAATAAGCGATCGCCTGGTGTATCTAGATATACCACAACCAAAAACCGTCGCAACACTACAGGCAGAATGGAATTGAAAAAATTCTGTACTCATTGCAACACCCACACTGTTCATAAAGAAATTAAGTAATTTCTTGAACTAAATCAACTGAATAACTTATTGAATCATCATGGCATATTATCGTAAACGTCTTTCCCCCATTAAACCTAGCGATCCTATCGATTATAAGGACATAGAATTGCTGCGTAAATTTATCACTGAAAGAGGCAAAATTTTGCCCCGTCGGATCACTGGTTTGACTGCACAACAGCAAAGAGATTTAACTGTGGCGGTAAAAAGAGCCAGAGCGATCGCTTTATTACCTTTTGTAAATGCAGAAGCTTAAATAACCCTTATTTTTGCAGTTTAATGGCAATAAAAAGTCAACGAAAAGTAAACTAAAGCAAGTAAAATAGAGTTTACTGTCGTAATCAAGTACAAAGCTGGTGGAACAAGGAAAGCTGATTGAATTCAGAGTGCAAGGAGAACGTCGTCTTGCAGTTGCCGAAAGACCAGAAGGAAAAAAGGATTGGATCGTAGTTGATGCAGGGGGACAATCTCACAAGATACGTCCCCAAAGAGTTGATTACACCGTAGAAGGAGTTCTTTGTGAACCTGCGGAGATCCCCAGCTTCTTAGCAGAAGCTGAATCTTATTTAGACCCTGATAGTCTAGAAATAGCCTGGGAAGTATTAGTCGAAGATAGCAGCACCGTTACTCCACAACAAATGGCGGAACTGTTATTTTCCGATCAAAGTCCAGCACCTTGTTATGCTGCTCATTCTCTTTTGAGTCAAGACAAAATATATTTCAAGCAAAAAGCCGATCGCTACGAACCAAGACCAGAATCTCAGGTTGAAGAGATTAAGCACCAGCTAGAGGTTCAAGAACAAAAGGATCGTCAGAAAGAAGAGTTTGTTACTCATGTCAAAGAAGCTCTAGAAGGAAAAGAAATTGCATGGAGTGAAAGCGATCGCCTTCGTTTAGAATCGATTGAAAAACTTGCCCTTCAAGCTGACAATGCCCCTAAAGCTGTCCAAGAAATACTTAAAGAAGTTGGCAAAAATTATGATGCCCAGGCAGCTTTTCAATTATTAGTGGATATAGGATGGTGGAGTGAGCATGAAAATTTATTTTTGCGTCGCAGTTCTTATCCGATAAACTTCTCTAGAAAGGTGCTTGATGTGGTGCAGCCTCGTCTTCAATTAGATCCCGCCGAAGCCGACGACAATCGTTTAGATTTGACTTATCTCAAAGTTTGTACCATTGATGATGAAAGCACCACTGAAATAGATGATGGTCTGAGCATCGAATATTTAGCTAATGGTACAGCCAAAATTTGGGTTCATATTGCCGATCCGACTCGCTTAGTTGAGCCAGAAGATGAACTAGATTTAGAGGCTCGTCGTCGTAGCACTAGCCTTTATTTGCCTACAGGCATGGTTTCTATGTTCCCGACGGATTTAGCAACAGGACCAATGAGCTTGGTAGAAGGACAAGTGTGCTGCGCTCTCAGTTTTGGGGTGGTGCTAGATCAAACAGGAGGAATTCAAGAATACGAAATTCATTCAAGTTTAATTAAGCCCACTTATCGTCTTACCTACGATGATGTGGATGAGATGTTGCAGCTAGGAATACAGAATGAACCCGAAATTCCCGATTTGGCTCAAAAGTCACAGTTAAGAAGAGAATGGCGCAAATCTCAAGGCTCGATTCAAATCAAAATGCCAGAGTCAGTTATCAAAGTTAAAGATAACGAAGAAGTAACTATTGAACTGATTGATAGCTCTCTCTCGCGTCAGCTAGTTGCGGAAATGATGATCCTAGCAGGTCAGATTGGCGGGAAATATGGAACAGAACATAACTTGCCTTTGCCCTACAGAGGTCAGCCACAGCCAGAATTACCCTCAGAAGAAGAGTTGCTCCAACTTCCTCCAGGGCCTACTCGCTTTTGTGCTTTGCGTAGCTGTATGCCTCGTAGTGAGATGAGTATGTCGCCGATTCGTCACGCTAGTTTGGGTTTAGATAGCTATGTTCAGGTAACGTCGCCGATCCGCCGTTATACAGATCTTTTAGCGCATTTTCAAATCAAAGCTCATCTCCAAGGCGAAGAATTACCTTTTTCACGCGAAGAATTACAGGAAATTGTCTATAGCGTTAGCAGTTCATCCTATGAAGCAACTTTAGTAGAGCGTCAAACTAACCGCTACTGGGGACTAGAATATCTGCGACGTAACGCCGAATGCGTCTGGGATGTCTTGGTCTTGCGCTGGCTAAGGGAAGATGAAAACTTAGGTCTGGTTTTAATTGAAGATCTGGGTATGGAATTGCCCCATCGCTTCGATCGCCCTGTAGCTTTAGGCGATCGCTTAGAAATGCAGGTGACTCGTGCCGATCCTCAACGAGATGAAGTACGATTTAGAGAGATAACCGAAGCAGAAATTCAGGCAACCTCATCTTAATTTAGGGGCTGACTTAGAGAATGAACATATTTGAAAGCTTGAAGATGGCAACTTCTACTCTAGTTGCCAATAAGATGCGTAGTAGTTTGACAATGTTGGGCATCATTATCGGCAACGCTTCGGTAATTGCCATGGTGGGAGTAGGACAAGGGGCAAAAAATCTAGCTTCAGAACAGTTTGAATCCCTCGGTCCTAATGTGATGTTTGTCTCAGCAGGATCGTCAGAAGAGAGACGCACTACCTTTAGCCAACCAAAAACTCTAGTTTGGGATGATGCGATCGCCATTGCCGACCAAGTACCTAGCGTTAAAGAAGTTGCTCCCCAAATTAGTGCCAATAGCCTAATTACCTATCGTAATCGTAACAGCAGCGAACAAGTAATAGGTACTACCCCTGAATATTTGACGGTCAGAAGTTTTGAGGTGGATCGAGGCAGATTCTTTAATGATGAAGATGTCAAGCGCAATCAGCGAGTAGTGGTTTTGGGTTCAGAAATAGCCGAAAGGTTCTTTGGACAACAAAATCCTTTAGGTAAGAAGATGAAAGTCAAAAACATTAACCTGGAGGTGATTGGAGTCTTAGAAGCTAAAGGAGCTTTTTTGGGTAGCAATCAAGACCGCACCGTATATATTCCCCTGACCACGATGGCAAGTCAAATTGTCGGCGATACTTCTCCCTATGGGACTCAGGTAAGCGTTATTTCCATTGCTGCTAAAGATGAAGATAGTATTCGTGCCGCCAAGCTACAAATTGAAAATCTTTTGCGGTTGCGTCACAAAATTACTGGTCAAGATGATTTTAGCGTTGGTACCCAAAAAGACGTATTACAGATTGTGGATACTATTACCAGTGGTTTAACTGTCTTGCTGGCTGCGACTGCCGCTATTTCTTTGCTAGTCGGCGGCATTGGGGTAATGAATATTATGCTGGTAGCGGTAACAGAAAGGACAAAAGAAATTGGCTTGCGTAAAGCGATCGGTGCCAAGGAAGGAGATATCTTGTGGCAGTTTTTGATTGAAGCAACAATTCTTTCGGCAGCCGGTGGCGCGATCGGTACTGTAGTTGGTGTCACAGGAATTGTTTTAGTGGGTACATTTTCTCCCCTGGCACCAACTATTTCTCCAGTAGCCATTGTACTTGCTGTGGGGGTTTCGGGAATAATTGGTCTTTCTTTTGGAGTTTTCCCTGCTAGGGCAGCAGCCAAGCTCGATCCTATAGTTGCTTTAAGAAGTATTTGAAGAATTTCTAGCTAATAGATCAATCATCTAGTATCGCTTCGCTTTTTGTAGAAAGTAGGAAGTAGGGGCGAACGGCTGTTCGCCTGTAGGGAAGTTAAATATGGTTAGGGTTTCAAATTAAATAAATGGCGAATTCATTTACGTCCAAGTCTACTAGATTAAGCATATAAATATAAAATCATTCGCTTTTCCTGATACTTTATAGAATATGCTACTTTTCGCTTAAATTAGTATTTTTTAATTCAACATAATTTAGAATATTATTTTAAGATAAAGTTTTTTATTTAAGGTTAGGAAAGAGAATCTTTACTGCTAAAGCTGCATTTAGCTAACGAAAGAATCAATAAATTATGTTAATTGAAGTGTGATGAGCGATATTACTGAACATAAACTGACTTCACGGAGAAAACCTAGGCAGGTTACCAATCAGGATCAACCGCAAAACACAGCACAATATGTCGAAAAGCTAGAGACTTTACTGAGTCTAGTCCCCTATTACCTGTTTGTAGTAGACGTATCCACCAGAACTATTTCCTTTTCAAATAAGGCTTTAGCAAAAAGTCTGGGCTTAGTCGATCATCAAGTCGCAAAAGGGAAAGCGATCGCCGAATGTTTTTCGCCAGAATATACTCGCCAAATAATTTGGCAACAGCAACAGGTATTGACCCATAACAAGGTGTTTCATTTGCAAGAAGAAGTAAAACTTGCCGATGGAGTTCACTATTTTGATACTACCGTAACGCCGATTAAGAATGATGAGGGAGAAATATATGCACTACTTCATACCCTTAATGATGTTCAAAATATAGCTGCTACTCAAAAAGCTCTTTCACAGCGTAGTCTTCAGCTAGAGGCTGCCAATAGAGAATTAGAATCTTTCTCCTATTCTGTATCTCACGATTTACAGTCACCCCTGAGAATTATAAATGGCTTTAGCCAGGTGCTGTGGTCAACGTGCCAGCCCGATCTAAACGATCACGCCAGACACTATTTGGAAAGGATTCAAGCCAACAGTCAAAAGATGAGTAATTTGATAGACGCTTTATTGGAGTTGTCTAGGGTAACTCGCAGCGAAATGAAGTCGATTGAGGTTAATCTTAGTCAGATTGCCCAGAATATTATTGAAGAGTTGCAAACACAAAATCCCGACCGCCAGGTAGAAATAAAAATTGCTCCCGATCTTAAGGCACAAGGAGATCCTCAATTACTTAAAATTGTCTTAGATAATTTGCTCCATAATGCCTGGAAATACACCTCCAAGCGATCGCTGGCAAAAATCGAATTTGATGTTTTGACTGCCAATGGAGAACAAACCGCTTTCTACGTGCGGGATAATGGTGCGGGTTTCGATCAAGACTATGCCGATAAGCTATTTACTGCTTTTCAACGACTCCATAGTCAAGCAGAATTCCCTGGGACAGGCATCGGTTTAGCTACCGTACAGCGCATTGTATATCGTCACGGGGGTAAGGTCTGGGCAAAAGGAGAATGCGATCGCGGGACAACAATTTATTTTTGTTTGTAGTAGGGGCGATTCGCCCTTCGGGTTCGGCAGTTGCTTCAACAGCGCGATTATTCAAGCGGAACTAAATTCCGCGAATCTCGCGCTCAAGTCGGTGAAACCGATGGCGGCTTTTGGGTCAGAAGATTCTGTCCCAACCTCGACAGTTTGCTCAACGGGGGGAACCCCCGCAACGCAACTGTCTCGCAAAACGCGCCTTCCCAACGCACTGCCTCACGAATCGCCCTTACATTGCGAATCGCCTTTACATTCTTAATTTCTTGTATCTAGCTAGTGCCTGAAGAGGAAAGTATTGTTGATAAAGATGATATTTCAAATAAAAGTGGCAGGGAAAACCAGTACCTGTAAACCGATCTTCTTCCCAAGTGCCATCTGAGCGTTGTGTTTGTAGCAAATATGCTATCCCTTGAGCAATGGCTGGCTGTGCTGTAAACTGGGTTGATTCTGCTGCTGCTATCAAACCAATTAATGCCCAGGCTGTTTGCGAAGCGGTACTAATTCCGATGCCTTTTAAACTTGGATCATCATAGCTAGCACAGGTTTCGCCCCAACCACCGTCGAAATTTTGACAGCTAACTAACCAAGCTGCGCCTTTCTGAATCTGAAACTTGCAGCGTGTGGGTGCAATGAGACTCAGGGCAGATAAGACCCCGCTTGTACCGTAAATATAGTTGACCCCCCAACGTCCAAACCAGCTACCGTCGGTTTCTTGCTCTTTAACTAAATATGCGATCGCTTTTTGAACTTGCCCATCATCCATTGATAGACTGCATTCTCCTAACATTTCTAATACCCTGGCGGTAACATCAGCAGTATTAGGATCGATCATGGCTTTTAAGTCGCCATAGGGAATTGAGTTAATCCAATCTTGGTCGTTATCGAGATCGAAAGCTGCCCAGCCTCCAGGTTTACACTGCATAGTTGCTATCCAGTTAAGGCAACGGGCGATCGCTTTTTGTTTCTGTGCTTCATTAGTAAGCTTGACTTGAGATAAGCCCATGACCACCACCGCCGAGTCATCTAAATCGGGATAAAAGCGATTATCAAATTCAAAAGCCCAGCCACCAGGAGTTATATCTTTGTTTTTTACTGCCCAATCGCCATAATCTAAAATTTGCTTATCTAGTAACCATTCTCCTGCCTTGACTAAAGCTGGATGGTCGGGGGCAATTCCTGACTCTACCAAAGCGCGTAAACACCAGGCAGTGTCCCACACAGGAGAAATACAGGGCTGAAGACGATAACTGTTTTCCGTTTCTATGGCAAAATTATCAACGGCGGTTAAACCTCGCTGAATAACTGGGTCGTTGACATCGTAATCTAGAGTGCGTAAAGCTAAAAGAGAGTTAAGCATAGCAGGAATAATTCCGCCCCAGTCGCCAGTCGCCTCTTGTCTTTCTAAGATCCATTTTTGTGCAGCAGCAATTCCCTCTGACCGCCAAGGTACTAAATTTAAATTCTCAGCTAGTTTAAAAGCATTATCTAAAGTTAAGAATATGTCCGTCCAGTCGTTACTGCGGGGTAATTCGTAACGCACATTAGCAATTCCCTCCGCGTATAATTCATCTAAGTTAATCGGCGTATCCAGCTTAAATACAGGCTTGCGATCAAAGACAATTAACAAAGGTACGGTGCTACCCCTTGCCCAGCTAGACATTTCGTAGATTGTGAAGGGAGATTGTTCTGGCAGAAGCATAATCCAGGGAGGAATTGAGGGTAAACCTTGCCAGTCATAGCAACCAATCAAAGCCAGGTGCAGCTTTGTAAAGATACGGGTTTGGCTAATGCCACCCTGCTGGAGTATAAATCCCTTGGCTTTAACCAAGGCAGGATCGGCTGCCGATACGCCCAACAAACGCAGTGCCATATATGATTCTACCGAAGTAGAAAGATCGCCCCCATCAGCATAATATAGTTCCCAGCCACCATGTTTGCGCTGTTGCGATCGCAAGTATTTCTCGGCTTTAGCTAGAGGTCTAGTCTTATCTGTCTGCCAAATCTTATGCAGCAAGACAACTTCGGAGGTAATAGTAACGTTAGACTCCAATTCTCCCCACCAATAACCCTCTGAATGCTGGAGAGCAAGTAAATGCTCTTGACTACGAGCGATCGCCTGTTCTAACTTTGGCTTTGTTAGCTGATTTTCTCTCGACGCTACCATTTTATAACACCCTAAACTTTAGAAAAAATAGCACATATAGCCGTACAAAATTAGGTGAGGACACAAAAACTATTAAGTAGGAAGTAGCGCGAAGTTGCGTTGCGGGGGTTCCCCCCGTTGCGAGACAAAACCGTTGCGGGGGTTCCCCCCGTTGAGGTTATTGTCGAGGGCGAGCAAACTTCGTAAGAAGGAAGTAGGAATTTACGAAATGTCAAACAAGTTTTTAGTTGTTAGTCGTTAGTTTTTAGCACTACCAAATTAACTACTAGCCAAGGGGTACCCCCCGCAGGGACTAATTACTAATTACTAATTACTATGAGCAGTATTACTTCTGATTTGAGACATTAAATCAGCAACGCCGTAAAATACAGCTATTCACCAAGTTATAAATAACTCAATATAAGTCTAATGGAAGAACTTATACAGCTACGAGAAAGCATCGAAAAACATGACTTTGTGACGGCTTTGCAAATTGTTGATGAGTTAGACGAAATGTCTGTAGAAGCTAAATTCAACAAAATATTTAGTTACATGGTTGTATTGCTTCTCCATTTAATCAAAGAAGAGGCTGAAAAACGATTGACTAAATCTTGG
This DNA window, taken from Pleurocapsa sp. FMAR1, encodes the following:
- a CDS encoding ATP-binding protein, coding for MSDITEHKLTSRRKPRQVTNQDQPQNTAQYVEKLETLLSLVPYYLFVVDVSTRTISFSNKALAKSLGLVDHQVAKGKAIAECFSPEYTRQIIWQQQQVLTHNKVFHLQEEVKLADGVHYFDTTVTPIKNDEGEIYALLHTLNDVQNIAATQKALSQRSLQLEAANRELESFSYSVSHDLQSPLRIINGFSQVLWSTCQPDLNDHARHYLERIQANSQKMSNLIDALLELSRVTRSEMKSIEVNLSQIAQNIIEELQTQNPDRQVEIKIAPDLKAQGDPQLLKIVLDNLLHNAWKYTSKRSLAKIEFDVLTANGEQTAFYVRDNGAGFDQDYADKLFTAFQRLHSQAEFPGTGIGLATVQRIVYRHGGKVWAKGECDRGTTIYFCL
- the shc gene encoding squalene--hopene cyclase, encoding MVASRENQLTKPKLEQAIARSQEHLLALQHSEGYWWGELESNVTITSEVVLLHKIWQTDKTRPLAKAEKYLRSQQRKHGGWELYYADGGDLSTSVESYMALRLLGVSAADPALVKAKGFILQQGGISQTRIFTKLHLALIGCYDWQGLPSIPPWIMLLPEQSPFTIYEMSSWARGSTVPLLIVFDRKPVFKLDTPINLDELYAEGIANVRYELPRSNDWTDIFLTLDNAFKLAENLNLVPWRSEGIAAAQKWILERQEATGDWGGIIPAMLNSLLALRTLDYDVNDPVIQRGLTAVDNFAIETENSYRLQPCISPVWDTAWCLRALVESGIAPDHPALVKAGEWLLDKQILDYGDWAVKNKDITPGGWAFEFDNRFYPDLDDSAVVVMGLSQVKLTNEAQKQKAIARCLNWIATMQCKPGGWAAFDLDNDQDWINSIPYGDLKAMIDPNTADVTARVLEMLGECSLSMDDGQVQKAIAYLVKEQETDGSWFGRWGVNYIYGTSGVLSALSLIAPTRCKFQIQKGAAWLVSCQNFDGGWGETCASYDDPSLKGIGISTASQTAWALIGLIAAAESTQFTAQPAIAQGIAYLLQTQRSDGTWEEDRFTGTGFPCHFYLKYHLYQQYFPLQALARYKKLRM